One Methylocaldum marinum DNA window includes the following coding sequences:
- the smbP gene encoding small metal-binding protein SmbP, translating to MKTKLITSLTGALVLTASGMAFAWDAHTDQAIEHAAQALAHGQDKHAPQATQHAEEALTHAKAAEKYHDEATKHVKEAIDHLNQAVEHGKMGHADIAAQHSEEALKHLKLAR from the coding sequence ATGAAAACAAAGCTAATAACATCGTTAACAGGCGCGTTGGTTTTGACGGCGAGCGGGATGGCGTTCGCCTGGGACGCTCATACCGACCAGGCCATCGAGCACGCGGCGCAGGCGCTCGCACATGGCCAGGATAAACATGCGCCACAGGCGACCCAGCATGCTGAGGAAGCGCTCACCCATGCCAAGGCCGCCGAAAAATATCACGATGAAGCGACCAAACATGTGAAAGAAGCCATCGACCATCTTAATCAGGCGGTTGAGCACGGCAAAATGGGGCATGCCGATATCGCGGCCCAACACTCTGAAGAAGCGTTGAAGCATTTGAAACTGGCACGATAA
- a CDS encoding TonB-dependent siderophore receptor gives MAETVRHFDQPAQPLGKALTEFADQTGTKLLFPAQLVEGLTAPALHGHYTDTEALQRLLAESPLTYATDGTGGTLTLIRAEKRMAALDEQAVQLAPIMVKEEALAEDEVHGYAVTRAMSATKTDTPIMDTPVSIQVVPRAVMQDQQTTRLKDALENVSGVRPQTSLGRGHGFLIRGFKNQRVFRNGLVAGGISVGEAPEFDTANLQSVEVLKGPAAILFGRIEPGGMINVVTKRPEDTSRYSLEQRFGSYDFYRTEWDATGAITEDRSWRYRFAGAYQNNESFRDFNFNDRILVQPSVTWRPSDATEMTLDVEALYQEYQADRGLFAIGDRPAPIPISRSFIDPDDPVDTLSRVNLGFTLTHAFNETWTLRNRFLASFNEDSNLSVKPANAFTVQQFLDPGTGNRTYLRNIFSQAAESETYTTNLDLTGNLELWGTKHQTLVGFDFLRSTGTYLTRGDFINPVPGLEIDIYNPVYGIDRSFYANALATPFPAGSSHSYFRDEWYGVYFQDHITLWDTLHILGGGRYDWATTGRGRGDSFRAAEADLPSRKDEGFSPRVGILYQPWYWLSVYGNWTTSFGANNTITNSGATVDPEIGEQFEAGVKTELFDQRLTATLAYYHLTKENILTRDFSSPDPFAVAPIGEARSQGIELDVSGQITDELSLIGSYAFTDARITKDNDGRQGNRMNNVPEHAGSLWLKYDIQRYEPLNGLSFGAGVFVAGQREGDDANTFVLPGYVRLDAFAAYRYRLSDANLIAQFNIRNLLDKTYYESTDPFQSAPPRVGIYPGAPLTAMGSIRLEF, from the coding sequence ATGGCCGAAACCGTCCGCCATTTCGATCAGCCCGCCCAGCCGCTAGGAAAGGCTCTCACCGAGTTCGCCGACCAGACCGGAACCAAACTTCTGTTTCCCGCCCAATTGGTCGAGGGGCTGACCGCACCGGCCTTACACGGCCACTATACCGACACCGAGGCTCTACAGCGCCTGCTGGCGGAATCGCCCCTGACCTACGCCACGGACGGCACCGGCGGCACCCTAACCTTGATCCGCGCCGAAAAGCGCATGGCCGCACTCGACGAACAGGCCGTGCAGCTCGCACCGATCATGGTGAAGGAAGAGGCGCTGGCCGAGGACGAGGTCCACGGCTATGCCGTGACACGCGCCATGTCCGCCACCAAGACCGACACGCCGATCATGGACACGCCGGTGTCGATACAGGTAGTGCCCCGCGCGGTCATGCAGGATCAGCAAACCACGCGCCTAAAAGATGCGTTGGAAAACGTCAGCGGTGTGCGCCCCCAAACCAGTTTGGGCCGTGGCCACGGCTTCCTTATCCGAGGCTTCAAGAACCAGCGCGTATTTCGTAACGGCCTTGTCGCGGGCGGCATTTCCGTCGGGGAAGCGCCTGAGTTTGATACGGCCAATTTGCAAAGCGTCGAGGTATTGAAAGGCCCCGCGGCCATTTTATTCGGCCGCATCGAACCGGGCGGGATGATCAATGTCGTGACCAAACGGCCCGAGGATACGTCCCGCTATTCATTGGAACAGCGTTTCGGCTCTTACGATTTCTATCGGACGGAATGGGACGCGACCGGAGCGATCACCGAGGACCGGTCCTGGCGCTACCGCTTTGCCGGCGCTTATCAGAACAATGAATCGTTCCGCGATTTCAATTTCAACGACCGGATTTTGGTGCAGCCTTCCGTAACCTGGCGACCCAGCGACGCCACGGAAATGACCCTGGATGTCGAAGCCCTGTATCAGGAATACCAGGCCGATCGGGGATTGTTCGCCATCGGCGACCGCCCGGCGCCGATTCCCATCAGCCGCTCCTTTATCGATCCCGACGACCCGGTCGATACCTTGTCGAGGGTGAATCTCGGATTTACTTTGACGCATGCTTTTAACGAAACCTGGACTTTACGGAACAGGTTCTTGGCTTCGTTTAACGAAGACAGCAATTTGTCCGTGAAACCGGCGAATGCCTTCACCGTTCAACAGTTCCTGGATCCCGGCACCGGCAACCGTACCTATCTCCGCAATATCTTTTCTCAAGCCGCTGAATCCGAAACCTACACCACCAACCTCGACCTGACCGGGAATTTGGAGCTTTGGGGAACTAAACACCAAACCTTGGTCGGTTTCGACTTCCTGAGATCGACGGGCACCTATCTGACCCGAGGGGATTTCATAAACCCCGTACCGGGCCTGGAAATCGACATTTACAATCCGGTCTACGGCATCGACCGTTCGTTTTATGCGAATGCTCTGGCAACGCCTTTTCCGGCGGGAAGCAGTCATTCCTATTTCAGGGATGAGTGGTACGGCGTGTATTTCCAGGATCACATCACGCTCTGGGACACGCTCCACATCCTCGGAGGCGGCCGTTACGACTGGGCGACGACCGGACGCGGCAGGGGCGATTCCTTCAGAGCGGCCGAAGCCGATCTGCCGTCCCGCAAGGATGAAGGATTCAGCCCGAGAGTGGGCATTCTCTATCAACCCTGGTACTGGCTGAGCGTTTACGGCAACTGGACCACTTCGTTCGGCGCGAATAACACCATTACGAATAGCGGCGCCACGGTCGATCCGGAAATCGGCGAACAATTCGAGGCCGGTGTCAAAACCGAGCTTTTCGACCAGCGCTTGACGGCCACGCTGGCGTATTATCATCTGACCAAAGAGAACATCCTGACGCGGGATTTCAGCAGCCCCGACCCGTTCGCCGTTGCCCCGATCGGCGAAGCGCGCAGCCAGGGCATCGAGCTGGATGTGTCCGGACAGATTACGGACGAACTGAGCCTCATCGGCAGCTATGCGTTTACCGACGCGCGCATCACGAAAGACAACGACGGTCGGCAGGGCAACCGGATGAACAACGTGCCCGAGCACGCCGGCAGTCTCTGGCTCAAGTACGATATCCAACGCTACGAGCCGCTGAACGGCCTGAGTTTCGGCGCCGGTGTGTTCGTCGCCGGTCAGCGAGAAGGCGATGATGCCAATACCTTCGTCTTGCCGGGTTACGTCCGCCTGGATGCCTTTGCCGCCTACCGCTACCGGCTCAGCGACGCCAATCTGATCGCGCAATTCAACATCCGCAACCTGCTGGACAAGACCTATTACGAATCCACCGATCCGTTCCAGAGCGCGCCGCCACGCGTCGGCATTTATCCGGGCGCGCCGCTGACCGCGATGGGTTCGATTCGGCTGGAATTTTGA
- a CDS encoding alpha/beta hydrolase, producing MKPKLLTPLLLAAGLLGACTDEASAPLAGSGLSHRGRIALEPCAAGGDAALSSVEALCGTLEVPEDRGAPGGRKLPLNIAILPAESERASDPVFFLAGGPGQAATELAPFIGYALRAVRKRRDIVLIDQRGTGKSNPLECLDARGKRLEPPDSAAPGREALIEYARSCAASVQGRADPRFYTTGEAVRDLDAVRDALGAARINLVGSSYGTRVAQQYARHYPQQVRSLVLDGVVPNDLVIGGEFAHTFEDALSLQSQQCDKLPACRKRFGSDFRRQLRALMAKLDRAPVEVEYRDPATGEGRRGTVTVETATGLAFAFSYAPQTAALLPLTLDEARQGRYAPLMALGEMMRRQLDSMITRGMHWSVLCTEDAPRHVEGETEDTVLGPEVARLFFAPCTAWPHGSVENGFTAALETGLPVLLLSGELDPVTPPAYAESMLSGLPNGRHLVLRGQGHGTLALGCMPKLLARFVETADARGLDADCLDSMSYVPPFTSFNGWEP from the coding sequence ATGAAACCTAAACTGCTCACTCCCCTCCTGCTTGCGGCCGGGCTGCTCGGCGCCTGCACGGACGAAGCTTCCGCTCCCCTTGCCGGCAGCGGCTTGAGCCATCGAGGCCGAATCGCGCTCGAACCCTGTGCCGCGGGGGGCGATGCCGCTCTTTCCAGTGTCGAGGCGCTGTGCGGGACGCTCGAAGTTCCGGAGGATCGGGGCGCGCCGGGTGGCCGCAAGCTCCCGCTCAACATCGCGATACTGCCCGCAGAGAGCGAGAGAGCCTCCGACCCGGTGTTTTTCCTGGCCGGGGGCCCGGGTCAGGCGGCAACCGAGCTGGCCCCCTTCATAGGCTATGCCTTGCGCGCGGTGCGCAAGCGGCGCGACATCGTTCTGATCGACCAGCGCGGAACCGGCAAATCCAATCCGCTCGAATGCCTGGATGCCCGCGGCAAGCGCTTGGAGCCGCCGGACTCCGCCGCCCCCGGCCGCGAAGCACTGATCGAGTACGCCCGCAGCTGCGCGGCCTCGGTACAAGGGCGCGCCGACCCGCGCTTCTACACCACCGGCGAAGCCGTCCGCGACCTCGATGCGGTCCGCGACGCCCTCGGCGCGGCTCGGATCAACCTGGTCGGCTCCTCTTACGGCACCCGCGTGGCCCAGCAATACGCCCGACACTACCCGCAACAAGTGCGCAGCCTCGTCCTCGACGGCGTGGTACCGAACGATCTGGTGATCGGCGGCGAGTTCGCCCACACCTTCGAGGATGCGCTGAGTCTGCAGTCGCAGCAGTGCGATAAGCTGCCGGCCTGCCGCAAGCGCTTCGGCAGCGACTTCCGCCGGCAGTTGCGCGCGCTGATGGCGAAGCTCGATCGCGCTCCGGTGGAAGTCGAATATCGCGATCCCGCGACCGGCGAAGGACGGCGCGGTACCGTCACGGTCGAAACCGCCACCGGCCTGGCCTTCGCCTTTTCCTATGCGCCCCAGACGGCTGCGCTGTTGCCGCTGACGCTGGATGAGGCCCGCCAGGGGCGCTATGCGCCGCTCATGGCGCTAGGCGAAATGATGCGCCGCCAGCTCGACTCGATGATAACCCGCGGCATGCATTGGTCGGTCCTGTGCACCGAGGATGCCCCGCGCCATGTTGAAGGCGAGACCGAAGACACCGTCCTCGGCCCCGAGGTGGCGCGGCTGTTCTTCGCGCCGTGCACGGCATGGCCGCACGGGAGCGTCGAGAACGGATTCACCGCCGCGCTGGAGACCGGCCTGCCGGTGCTGCTGCTGTCGGGCGAACTCGACCCGGTGACGCCTCCGGCCTATGCCGAAAGCATGCTGTCGGGCCTGCCGAACGGCCGTCACCTGGTACTGCGCGGCCAGGGCCACGGCACCCTGGCGCTGGGCTGCATGCCGAAACTGCTGGCGCGATTCGTCGAAACCGCCGACGCCAGGGGCCTCGATGCCGATTGCCTGGACAGCATGAGCTATGTACCACCGTTCACCAGCTTCAACGGCTGGGAGCCCTAG
- a CDS encoding Rpn family recombination-promoting nuclease/putative transposase — protein sequence MDHDHSYKLLFSHAEMVADLLRGFVREDWVQQLDFDSLEKVNGSYVADDLREREDDVIWRVRWGREWLYVYLLIEFQSTVDRYMAVRILAYLGLLYQDLVRTGRLAADGRLPPVLPIVLYNGSRRWDAPQEIADFIVPVPGGLETYRPHLRYFLLDEGRYAESELAPLRNLAAALFRLENSRTPQDVERVLAALVTWLRAPEQTSLRRAFTVWLKRVFLPGKMPGVELGNINDLQEVQNMLAERVTEWTKEWKHQGWLEGLEEGRQEGRREGCREGEAALLLRLLELRFGPLDETHRGRVSQADADTLLKWGERVLTATSVEDVFKA from the coding sequence ATGGATCACGATCACAGCTACAAGCTGCTGTTTTCCCACGCCGAGATGGTCGCGGATCTGCTGCGGGGATTCGTTCGCGAAGACTGGGTGCAACAGCTGGATTTCGATAGTCTCGAAAAGGTCAACGGCAGCTATGTGGCGGATGACCTCCGGGAGCGGGAAGACGATGTTATTTGGCGGGTTCGTTGGGGCCGGGAGTGGCTGTACGTTTACCTCCTCATCGAATTCCAGTCGACCGTGGATCGCTACATGGCGGTCCGCATTCTGGCTTACCTGGGGTTGCTCTACCAGGATCTCGTCCGGACCGGGCGGCTTGCCGCCGACGGCCGGTTGCCCCCGGTACTGCCGATCGTTCTTTACAACGGCAGTCGGCGCTGGGATGCGCCACAGGAGATCGCCGATTTCATCGTGCCGGTGCCCGGCGGTCTGGAAACGTATCGCCCGCACCTACGGTATTTTCTCTTGGATGAAGGCCGCTATGCCGAGAGCGAACTGGCGCCGCTTCGCAATCTTGCCGCTGCGCTGTTTCGGCTGGAAAACAGCCGTACGCCGCAAGACGTGGAACGGGTATTGGCGGCCTTGGTCACCTGGTTACGGGCACCGGAGCAAACGTCCCTCCGGCGGGCCTTTACGGTGTGGCTGAAACGGGTGTTTTTACCGGGCAAGATGCCGGGCGTAGAATTGGGAAATATCAACGATTTGCAAGAGGTACAAAACATGTTGGCGGAACGTGTCACCGAGTGGACGAAAGAATGGAAACACCAGGGTTGGCTGGAGGGACTGGAAGAAGGGCGCCAGGAAGGGCGCCGGGAGGGGTGTCGGGAAGGCGAAGCGGCGTTATTGCTGAGACTGCTGGAACTACGCTTCGGCCCACTGGATGAAACCCATCGCGGTCGTGTCAGCCAAGCTGACGCGGATACCTTGTTAAAGTGGGGCGAAAGGGTACTCACGGCCACGTCCGTCGAGGACGTGTTCAAAGCTTGA
- a CDS encoding FecR family protein, with translation MDSSSRSSHSLADRAEAWVILLHSGSATDEHRRELAAWRAASPDHEAAFRAAERLWQDMGMALAPEVASRREESSPFQSPSPQGLRRSLSGGKARIFRSAPSVGKQRRTAFALAACLLASIIAVRMLGLTDVWLSDYRTTTGERSEITLADGSRVILDTDTALSVHLGEQVRRVELYRGRASFRVAADPARPFEVAVGAVTVRALGTAYDVALSGNEVLVSVLEHSVAVRVSGSERALTLAAGQRTRWNGRELSEPEPVNARTASAWHKGKMIFDDRPLAEAIAELDRYRPGTIWITSAELRALRVTGVFPLNRPDTVLKDMAATLKLRTTKLGPWITLLHR, from the coding sequence ATGGATTCTTCTTCCCGTTCATCCCACTCCCTCGCCGACCGGGCCGAAGCCTGGGTCATCCTGTTGCATTCCGGTAGCGCCACCGACGAACATCGGCGCGAGTTGGCGGCATGGCGAGCAGCTAGCCCGGACCACGAGGCGGCCTTCCGGGCGGCGGAGCGCTTGTGGCAGGACATGGGAATGGCGCTCGCGCCGGAAGTCGCGAGCAGGCGTGAAGAAAGCTCCCCCTTCCAATCGCCCTCCCCCCAAGGGCTTCGCCGCTCTCTGTCCGGGGGAAAAGCGAGAATTTTCCGCTCGGCGCCGTCCGTCGGAAAGCAGCGCCGAACGGCATTCGCACTGGCAGCCTGTCTGCTGGCGTCGATAATCGCGGTCCGGATGCTCGGACTGACCGATGTCTGGCTCAGCGATTATCGCACCACCACCGGCGAGCGCTCGGAAATCACTCTGGCGGACGGCAGCCGTGTCATCTTGGATACCGACACGGCGCTGTCGGTGCATTTAGGCGAGCAGGTCCGCCGCGTGGAACTGTACCGGGGCCGGGCCTCGTTCAGGGTCGCCGCCGACCCGGCGCGCCCTTTCGAAGTGGCGGTCGGCGCGGTGACCGTCCGTGCGCTGGGCACGGCGTACGATGTGGCGTTGTCCGGGAACGAGGTTCTCGTCAGCGTTCTGGAGCACAGTGTCGCCGTGCGCGTGTCCGGATCGGAGCGAGCGTTGACGCTGGCCGCCGGGCAACGGACGCGCTGGAACGGCCGCGAACTGAGCGAGCCCGAGCCGGTCAATGCGCGCACCGCCTCCGCCTGGCACAAGGGAAAAATGATTTTCGACGACCGCCCCCTGGCCGAAGCCATCGCCGAATTGGACCGCTATCGGCCCGGCACGATATGGATCACCTCGGCCGAACTTCGCGCCCTGCGGGTAACCGGCGTGTTTCCGCTGAACCGGCCCGATACGGTTCTGAAGGACATGGCGGCAACGCTGAAGCTTCGTACCACCAAACTAGGCCCGTGGATCACGCTGCTGCATCGTTAA
- a CDS encoding PepSY-associated TM helix domain-containing protein produces the protein MMNRWMSVVRQSPNGVDAWRAARLSRLKARRKLWLEVHAWLGLILGFFLAIFGITGSVLVFYEEIDDGLNPGIIALAGPVEGQAYFRPVDDILEAARSVMPNRAQIGSIVYPRHDRRAYQFFYRVATDNESTPELRHVFVDPYTAEVTGTRAVIERGRWIPDGFVPFMFQLHFALLAGKTGVVVVGIMGVISIISVLTGLILWWPLTGNWRRVLTIKRNASPERLNHDVHQTFGFYTALILLAVLLSGVYMNLPDHFKAPVKLLSPDSRTFTDNPQSSPAAGRSPIGFDRALAGVRRRYPEGRINGLRLPEGETGVYTISIRDVPGLSRFWSERRVTVDQYSGEILTVHDPDTRTAAGDTFLDWMWPLHSGKAFGWPGRILIFFTGLACPVLYVTGVVRWLQKRRAKKLKIRVPDRRPA, from the coding sequence ATGATGAATCGATGGATGAGCGTCGTACGGCAATCCCCGAATGGCGTTGACGCATGGCGGGCGGCGCGTTTGTCGCGGCTCAAGGCGCGCCGAAAATTGTGGCTCGAGGTTCATGCCTGGCTGGGACTGATACTCGGCTTCTTTCTCGCGATCTTCGGCATCACCGGCAGCGTTCTCGTCTTTTACGAAGAAATCGACGACGGGCTGAATCCCGGCATCATCGCGCTCGCTGGTCCGGTCGAGGGACAGGCATATTTCCGCCCGGTCGACGACATCCTCGAAGCGGCGCGCTCGGTGATGCCGAACCGAGCGCAAATCGGCTCGATCGTTTACCCCCGGCATGACCGGCGGGCGTATCAATTCTTCTACCGCGTCGCCACCGACAACGAATCCACGCCCGAACTCCGGCACGTCTTCGTCGATCCCTATACGGCCGAGGTGACCGGAACACGGGCCGTGATCGAACGGGGACGGTGGATTCCGGACGGTTTCGTGCCTTTCATGTTCCAGTTGCATTTCGCCTTGCTGGCGGGCAAGACCGGCGTGGTCGTCGTCGGAATCATGGGCGTGATTTCGATCATTTCGGTGCTCACCGGCTTGATCCTATGGTGGCCATTGACCGGCAACTGGCGGCGGGTATTGACCATCAAGCGGAACGCCAGTCCCGAACGCCTCAATCACGATGTTCACCAAACCTTCGGCTTTTACACCGCCTTGATCCTGCTGGCGGTGCTCCTGTCCGGCGTGTACATGAACCTGCCCGATCATTTCAAGGCGCCGGTCAAACTGCTTTCGCCGGACAGCCGGACTTTCACGGACAATCCGCAATCATCCCCGGCGGCGGGACGGTCTCCGATCGGTTTCGATCGCGCCCTGGCCGGCGTCCGCAGGCGCTATCCCGAGGGAAGGATCAATGGGCTACGCCTGCCTGAGGGGGAAACGGGCGTCTATACGATCAGCATCAGGGATGTACCCGGTCTCAGCCGGTTTTGGTCGGAACGGCGGGTGACGGTAGATCAATATTCCGGTGAGATACTGACGGTCCACGATCCCGACACCCGAACCGCCGCCGGCGACACCTTTCTGGACTGGATGTGGCCGCTCCATTCCGGCAAGGCCTTCGGCTGGCCCGGCCGCATCCTGATCTTTTTCACCGGCCTCGCCTGCCCGGTGCTGTACGTCACCGGCGTGGTCCGCTGGCTGCAGAAAAGGCGGGCCAAAAAGCTCAAGATCCGAGTCCCGGATCGTCGACCGGCGTAA
- a CDS encoding sigma-70 family RNA polymerase sigma factor: MRDLLRFFRRRVRCPDTAADLAQETQLRVWLRSREGQIGNPRAFAFRVAENLVVDHCRRQAIREICIPLEDEHTDTVAACDPAPEYSLEQKQRLNRLNEALSELPEKCRSAFLLNRLEGLSHKAIAARLGVSESMVAKYLAQAMRHCRSRVDDRTSR, from the coding sequence ATGCGCGACCTGCTCCGTTTCTTCCGGCGGCGCGTCAGGTGTCCGGATACCGCCGCCGATCTGGCCCAGGAAACGCAATTGCGCGTGTGGCTGCGTTCTCGCGAAGGGCAAATCGGCAATCCGCGCGCCTTCGCTTTTCGGGTCGCCGAGAACCTGGTGGTCGATCATTGTCGCCGGCAGGCAATCCGCGAAATCTGCATTCCGCTGGAAGACGAACACACCGATACCGTCGCCGCATGCGATCCCGCTCCCGAATATAGCCTGGAGCAAAAGCAGCGCTTGAACCGGCTCAACGAAGCCCTATCGGAGCTGCCGGAGAAATGCCGCAGCGCTTTTCTGCTCAATCGACTGGAAGGTTTGTCGCATAAGGCTATCGCGGCGCGGCTCGGCGTATCGGAAAGCATGGTCGCCAAGTATCTGGCTCAAGCCATGCGGCATTGCCGTTCGAGAGTGGACGATCGGACCTCGCGGTAA
- a CDS encoding ABC transporter permease, with product MNTATLSVLWVVMRKELRDIARDRRTLALLLLVGPLLNLLLILGMGLLAENRFKSEAEKRLEVPVIGAERAPNLIAYLRSLGIEAVEAPSDLEAAIARQDVEVALEIGADFAQDWHAGRPAKVEIVSDDSRPNTKLLTTRLRTALTGYHEQIAMLRLMARGIDPAVARPIAVASRDLASEEARRGRFLSFVLPYLLILLSFIGGSYLIIDATAGERERQSLEPLLATPAPRSTVVSGKIAAACTICLLSLLLTLFALKLSSQTSDAARSLDFGFPAIARMFLVLTPLMLIGNSLLTLLAATARNMKEAQTHMVWLTLLPVVPNFILMANPVKSQLWQYAVPFLAQNQLLQKIIRADVIDGTTWGVYLGSSLALSALLWFGAVRRYQQEKLAVSD from the coding sequence ATGAACACCGCCACTCTGTCCGTACTGTGGGTCGTGATGCGCAAGGAACTCCGCGACATCGCGCGCGACCGCCGCACGCTGGCGCTGCTCCTCCTGGTCGGACCGCTGCTGAACCTGCTGCTCATTCTCGGAATGGGTCTTCTCGCCGAAAACCGCTTCAAGAGCGAGGCCGAAAAGCGGCTCGAGGTACCGGTCATAGGCGCCGAGCGCGCACCCAACCTGATCGCCTACCTGCGCTCGCTGGGCATCGAAGCGGTCGAGGCGCCATCCGATCTGGAGGCGGCGATCGCCCGCCAGGATGTCGAGGTCGCCCTGGAAATCGGCGCCGACTTCGCGCAGGACTGGCACGCCGGCCGGCCGGCCAAGGTGGAAATCGTCAGTGACGACAGCCGTCCCAACACCAAGCTACTGACCACGCGCCTGCGCACCGCGCTCACCGGATACCACGAGCAGATTGCCATGCTGCGGCTGATGGCGCGGGGCATCGATCCGGCGGTGGCGCGTCCGATCGCCGTCGCCAGCCGCGACCTGGCCAGCGAGGAAGCCAGGCGCGGCCGATTTCTCTCGTTCGTATTGCCTTATCTGCTCATTCTGCTCAGCTTCATCGGCGGCTCCTACCTGATCATCGACGCCACCGCCGGCGAACGCGAGCGGCAATCGCTGGAACCGCTGCTGGCCACGCCGGCTCCGCGGAGCACGGTGGTCTCGGGCAAGATTGCCGCGGCCTGCACGATCTGCCTGCTGTCGCTGCTGCTAACGCTGTTCGCCCTCAAACTGAGCAGCCAGACCTCGGACGCGGCACGATCGCTCGATTTCGGTTTTCCGGCGATCGCCCGGATGTTTCTGGTACTGACACCGCTGATGCTGATCGGCAATTCGCTGCTGACCCTGCTGGCGGCCACGGCCAGGAACATGAAGGAAGCGCAGACCCACATGGTCTGGCTGACGCTGCTGCCGGTAGTGCCGAATTTCATTCTGATGGCGAACCCGGTCAAGAGCCAGCTGTGGCAATACGCGGTACCGTTCCTTGCGCAGAACCAGCTGCTGCAGAAGATCATCCGAGCCGACGTCATCGACGGCACCACCTGGGGCGTCTATCTCGGCTCCAGCCTCGCGCTCTCGGCGCTGCTCTGGTTCGGTGCGGTGCGGCGTTATCAGCAGGAGAAGCTGGCCGTTTCCGACTGA
- a CDS encoding ABC transporter ATP-binding protein, producing MITAQQLYKSFKTRTGTVKAVDGIDFTAEDGRITGLLGPNGAGKTTTLRMLYTLMKPDRGQIRVDGVDAVQDPAAVRRALGVLPDARGIYKRLTARENIAYFGELHGMSKASIAERTRELSARLDMDDILDRPAEGFSQGQRTKTAIARALVHDPKNVILDEPTNGLDVMTTRAMRDFLLHLRSEGRCVILSSHVMQEVAALCDRIVIIAGGRVVAAGSPGELREKFARDSLEDAFVRAIGSEEGLPA from the coding sequence ATGATCACAGCCCAACAATTGTATAAATCGTTCAAGACCAGGACCGGCACCGTCAAGGCGGTCGATGGTATCGACTTCACGGCCGAGGATGGGCGCATTACCGGCCTGCTCGGTCCCAACGGCGCCGGTAAGACCACCACCCTGCGCATGCTCTACACGCTGATGAAACCCGATCGCGGCCAGATCCGCGTGGACGGCGTCGACGCCGTCCAGGACCCGGCCGCGGTGCGGCGCGCACTCGGCGTGCTGCCCGATGCGCGCGGGATCTACAAGCGCCTGACCGCGCGCGAAAACATCGCCTATTTCGGGGAATTGCACGGCATGTCGAAAGCGAGCATCGCCGAGCGCACCCGGGAACTGTCGGCCAGGCTCGACATGGACGACATCCTCGACCGCCCGGCAGAGGGCTTCAGCCAGGGCCAGCGCACCAAGACCGCGATCGCACGGGCCCTGGTGCATGATCCGAAAAACGTGATCCTCGACGAACCCACCAACGGCCTGGACGTGATGACCACCCGGGCGATGCGCGACTTCCTGCTGCACCTGCGGAGCGAAGGCCGCTGCGTGATCTTGTCCAGCCACGTCATGCAGGAGGTGGCGGCGCTGTGCGACCGTATCGTCATCATCGCCGGAGGGCGGGTGGTTGCGGCGGGCTCGCCCGGCGAACTGCGCGAAAAGTTCGCTCGGGACAGTCTGGAAGACGCTTTCGTCCGGGCGATCGGCTCGGAGGAGGGCCTCCCGGCATGA